In Tachysurus vachellii isolate PV-2020 chromosome 1, HZAU_Pvac_v1, whole genome shotgun sequence, a genomic segment contains:
- the glula gene encoding glutamate-ammonia ligase (glutamine synthase) a produces the protein MATSASSQLSKVVKRQYMELPQGDKVQVMYIWIDGTGEGLRCKTRTLDCEPKSIEDLPEWNFDGSSTYQSEGSNSDMYLIPSAMFRDPFRKDPNKLVLCEVLKYNHKPAETNHRLTCKKIMQMVEEQSPWFGMEQEYTILGTDGHPFGWPSNGFPGPQGPYYCGVGADKAYGRDIVEAHYRACLYAGVNICGTNAEVMPAQWEFQVGPCEGITMGDHLWVARFILHRVCEDFGVVASFDPKPIPGNWNGAGCHTNFSTKEMREEGGLKCIEECIEKLAKRHDYHIRAYDPKGGLDNARRLTGHHETSNIHEFSAGVANRGASIRIPRSVGQEKKGYFEDRRPSANCDPYAVTEALIRTCLLSEDRDEPVDY, from the exons ATGGCAACATCAGCCAGCTCGCAGCTCAGCAAGGTGGTGAAGCGGCAGTATATGGAGCTTCCGCAGGGGGACAAAGTGCAGGTCATGTACATCTGGATCGACGGCACAGGGGAAGGACTGCGCTGCAAGACCAGGACGCTCGACTGCGAGCCAAAGAGCATAGAGG ATCTTCCTGAGTGGAACTTTGATGGTTCCAGCACCTACCAGTCTGAAGGCTCCAACAGTGACATGTATCTCATTCCCTCAGCCATGTTCAGAGATCCATTCCGTAAAGACCCCAATAAACTGGTTCTGTGTGAAGTCCTGAAATACAATCACAAACCTGCCG AAACTAACCACCGCTTGACATGTAAGAAGATCATGCAGATGGTGGAGGAGCAGAGCCCATGGTTTGGCATGGAGCAGGAGTACACTATCCTAGGAACTGACGGTCACCCCTTCGGCTGGCCTTCCAACGGCTTTCCCGGTCCTCAGG GACCGTATTACTGTGGAGTTGGTGCTGACAAAGCTTACGGCAGGGATATTGTGGAAGCCCACTACAGAGCATGTCTGTACGCTGGTGTGAACATCTGCGGCACCAATGCTGAAGTCATGCCTGCTCAG TGGGAGTTCCAGGTGGGGCCGTGTGAGGGCATCACGATGGGAGATCACCTCTGGGTGGCTCGTTTCATCCTGCACAGAGTGTGTGAAGACTTCGGCGTTGTTGCCTCGTTCGACCCCAAACCCATCCCGGGGAACTGGAACGGTGCAGGATGCCACACCAACTTCAGCACCAAGGAGATGCGTGAAGAAGGCGGGCTTAA atgCATTGAGGAATGTATTGAGAAGCTGGCGAAGCGGCATGACTACCACATCCGTGCCTATGACCCCAAAGGAGGTCTGGACAATGCTCGACGCCTTACAGGCCACCACGAGACCTCCAACATCCACGAGTTCTCTGCTGGAGTCGCCAATCGTGGCGCCAGCATCCGCATCCCTCGCTCTGTGGGTCAGGAGAAGAAGGGATACTTTGAAGACCGCCGCCCGAGTGCTAACTGTGACCCGTACGCCGTCACCGAAGCCCTCATACGCACGTGTCTGCTTAGTGAAGACCGGGACGAACCTGTGGACTATTAG